The DNA sequence AAAGTGCTTGACACTCCAAATCGTAGAGCAGTCGCCGTGAAGGTTTTCGAAAGTTGTGGTCAGTTGGGATAAATGAAAATGTCCACTCGTGGTAATAGTCTTACTTCTGTGCAAACCGTCAGATATAAAGCGCTGTCGTTGAAGAAAATTGTCCATTTAAGTGTCTATTCTACGGAATTCTCGACATTATCTGGCGGACTTGTCTACTACCATGCGCAGTGCCCACCATCGATAATCAGGCTGACAATTCATCAGTACTTCTGAAGGAAAGCAGATATACTTAAAAGCACTCACTCTGACCCGGTACAGAAGGTTGAAGCATCGCTGGCTAGGAAAAGAGCCACTCCTCGAAGTTCATCAGGTGAACCGAGACGACCGAGAGGGTTATGAGAGCTCCACTCTTTCAAAAGTTGAGGCTTATCATCAAGGAAGGCCTTCGTCATGCTATAATGTGCCGTGTTGGCATATAGTACTacagagaagaagaggaggaggagcaaacGCACTCGGTGTATATATAACCTGGACTGATGGTGTTGACGCGAATTTTCTTCGACCCCAGTTCACAAGCCAATGAACGCGCCATCTGGACAACTGCTGCCTTGCTAGTATTATAAGCTGTCCAGTGCATTCCCTGCGTCACCAATTATAAGTAAATGAAACTTAAAAATGGAAACAACAACTCTTAATCATCAATACCATACCTTGTTCGCAACGCTTGCGCTGATACTACCAGTCAAGATAATACTCCCAGCCATGTCTCGTTTCACCATCTGCCGACCAGCAGCTTGTGCGGTGTACAAGACGCCATTGATGTTGACATCCAGAATCTGCCCACAGTTTAGTAATGTGGATCTTCACCAAGTGATGAGCAAActgaaaacataccttctGGAAATCTGCAGCAGGATAATCTAGAGCCTCTGCACCCGACAGCATACCAGCGTTAGCGAAGCAGATATCTATCCTACCCTCCTTATCCGCAATCATTTCAACCAAATCCCACGTCTCCTTTTGTTTCGTCACGTCGCAGGACATATATTCGAGCCTGCCCTTCTGAACTTCACCTTGGGCTACGAGGTTGGGAAGCCCAGCAGCAAAGTTCTTGACTTTGAGCCAGTCCTGGTCGGGCTGGGGTGCCAGGTCGAGGCAGTAGACAACGGCTCCGGCTTCTGTGAGAGCGAGTGCAATTTCGAGACCGATACCTCGGTGACCTCCTGTGACTATCGCGACGCGTCCAAGAAGGTTGAAGATGGACATCGCTGAGCGGACAGGAGAACCGTTGGCAAGGGCAAAGGCAACACCAGAAGGTGCAGCTGATGCAGAAGATGTGTTGGCCATTATTATGTTACTAGAAAGGATTTGGAAGCGGTCTAATGATCCACAGGCGTCAGAGAACTTCACCTCTTTATAGAATTTTGTTAGGCTGAAACGAAGTAAGAGGTCTCAGGCTTCGGAACTTGAGGTTCGAGTGAAAACACTTTCAAAACGAGCCTGAGGAAACATGAACTGAGACTTGATCAGCATGTGCCAAAAGCAGCGACCGCTATCCCTCGATATTGATACAAACTTCGCGTAAGTCCTGCACCAGAGCTATTCTTCGGCATAGTGGAAAAAATTGACTTTGAAAGAAGCTTTCTTTAGAAGGTCAAAGAGGGATGTGAACAGACCATCGCGCCAAGATCCAGGTTTGTAAAACCGTGCATTATATCATGTTGTCTCGGAGAATATATCAGCGTCAGAGCTGGCGAGCAAGTGTACTGTACATGTAAGAGAGAGCGTTGGTATTCTCAAATCAACCTCGAATTAATAAATCCTTCCCATCCGAAAGCTCTCGGTAGTATCCTGAACTAGAATAGTGAGGAAACAGTCTCAATAATAGGTTCTTGTTACTCACAGAGGAATCACCATGGCTTCTCAGGCACAACTTCCTCCAACTCTCTCAAACCTCTGGTCTTGAACCTGGCACCCGGTTGTCGGTCCGTTGCTGACACAAGGGCATTCACCTCTTCTATAGTAGGGGGGGTTTCGGGCATCATTTCCAGCTTTCTCTGGGCCTTCATCCATAGTGGTTGGGTTTTGAGGGGTTGAataggtgctgaaggattCATCTCTGCATACGTGTGTTCTCTAGCAACGCGCAAGAAATGCCGGGGCGATAGACCCCCAGTGGTCCGGAATTTGCTGAAGATAGCCATCTCCTGATTTTCGTTGAGCCTTGTTCCGAGAGCAACATACGGTTTTAGCTACCGAAATGAAGAGGTTTTTTGAGCAGTTGTTGGATCGTTACTGGAAAGCAATGAACGTACAACGCTGTTCTCTATCTCCTCCAGAGGAGGTGCGACGTAGACCCTGACTTTCTCGTCCACGAGGCGGTATTTCGCCTTTCCACCAATAACATGTTTACCAGGCGCACCGGTTCTTCGTCCACCGGGAAGAAACGCTTGCCTGGTTCCTGTGTCAAGACGGTCAAAATAAATAACCTAGCAGATAGAATTGTAAGTACACACCCTTGTAAAAGTCTTTGTTTCCCCTCTTTGGTGTCAGAGGCGCCCTAGAGGCCTTGGACAGCCTGGCCACCGTCGCGAACATGTTGGTCGAATGAGTTTGTGCGCCGACCACGAAATGATGGCAAAATTACTGAACCGTTCATTATATTCCCACGAttcctttccctttgaaTCTAATCGCTTTCAAACCATGGTTGTTGTGTCTCTTTGTTTTATCCTCACAAAGACTCTGCTGGACGGTCTATAAAGACAGGTTCGATATCTAGAAGGGGATACTACACCGCAAGAAATGGGCAAAAAGAATTCATCTAGTGGGCCTGTGGCAGGCTCCTCAAATCGCGGTCACAGACATCCCAGGGGCTCTGGCCGTCCTGCAGGAAGAGGATTTACTGGGCACAAAGGACGCGGACGGGACTATGCAGGTGCAGGCTCAGTGGATATACCTGGAGTCTCAGATCGCCCTGAGAGTGCAGTTGACGACGTTGAAGACGGCTCCGAAGAAGAATCGGGCGATGGTGTGTAATTGTGCACTTTCGATTAGAAAGAATTCCCTGACATGGTATTTACGGATTAGACGAAGAGGAATTGGATGTTAAAATTGAAGTTCCCGTCGCCATGTGGGTAAGTACCTCTGCAGTTTTATCTTCCACATCTAACTGTCACTGCACAACAGGATTTTGACCATTGTGATCCTCGTCGTTGCTCCGGCAAGAAATTGTCGCGACTTGGGCTCATTAAAGAATTGCGAGTAGGTTCTCGGTTCAGGGGTATTGTAGTGTCGTGAGTATTgctgtagcttcatcaacCACATCACATCTCTTACTGTCAGTCTGCAGACCAAAGGGTCAGCAAATCATAAATCCTTCTGATCGCGAGATTGTTCTCTCGGGAGGTTTGGCTGTTGTGGAATGCTCTTGGGCACGCCTCGACGACGTTCCCTTCAACAAAATTGCTAGTCCTCACGAACGCCTGCGTATGTCATTGCTCCtcctttttcctctttcaACTGCTAAGCAAACCAAAACGATCTAGTTCCATATCTCATTGCGACAAACCCTACCAATTACGGCAAACCTTGGAGGTTGAACTGCGTTGAAGCACTTGCAGCCGCCTTTTACATCACAGGCTTTGATACATATGCTGAGAAACTGCTCAGTTCATTTGGTTGGGGGGGATCATTTTACGATGTGAATCGGTAAGGCATGAGACCGTATGCTTCAACACAAATATCCTTATCTCTCGCTTTCCTTTTCAATATTTAGATCCTTTTTCGAAAAATACAGAAAATGCACATCATCAGATGACATCCAAACGACGCAGGACAAGATAATTGAAGAGCTTGAGAAAAGCTGGAACGAATCGCGAAAAAATAAAGGTTTGCATCAATCGTTTCATTACTGTCTCGGGATGTCTACGGGCTTCTTTGTTTACGTCTCTTTGTTGTATTTGTACAGAAGGCGCACGCGGGCTGGAATCAGAAGATCTCCTCGTGGCCAACCCTAATCATGGCATCGTACTGAGTGATGATTCtggtggagaagaggaaaCAGTCGAAGATTTTAATGATCGAATCGGTCACTCCCCACCCACAGGACAAGATAATCGAAGAGCTTGAGAAAAGCTGGAACGAatcacgaaaaaaaaaggtttgTGTCCATCGTCTTCTCAATATTTGGGAATGTCTATTGGAGCTTCTTTGTCCATATCTTCTTTGATATGCAGAAGGCGTACGCGGGCTGGAGTCAGACGATCTCGTTGCCAACCCTAATCATGGTATCGTATTGACTGGTGAATCTGGCGGAGAATAGGAGGAAGCCGAACATTTTGCTGATGATCTGATGGGTCACCCACTTCTTCCTGAATCCAATTTAGAACCAGAATCGGAGGTAGCAGGGAAGGTAAACAAAGTTGGGCATCTCGAAGAGCTAACTACATGTAACATTATCGAAAATTCAGGGAAATGAACATTTTTGTTCATTGTTCATCTGGACCAATGATATAGAACTGGTTCTCTCCTTTACAGCTTTTCCATAACCAGTACTGAACTTGAAAAATTCCACTTCCATCGTTATCAAGTTATGACTCACTTACCATGTCCTCTTCCCTCATGCCAAGCTATCGCTATCTAGGCTTCAATAATAGAAATACTACGGTTTACCCGTTATGCCCGTGCTCTTCCTCATACCTTGATCTAATCCGAAGTTGGTGGGTGGCAAGTATTTGATTCGGGAGTGTGGTTTACGGTAACCAATCACTCAAGGTCTCTATTTGTGGATTATTGATTTTTAGGCTCAAACGATGTTACAGTTCCACATTAGATCCTAATGATAAACAAATTGTTGGACATGACAATTTCCTCTGAATCAGACGCGCACCGTATGTCTAAATGGTAAGTATCCTCTATGAATTTGTGTTTCAGCTCGAAAGGCTTATCTCGTAGTTCTCAAATCATATACATGAATCGCTCGTAAAATTTCAATAAATCAATGATGTATATCCTTAGCCATATTTGTTTTCTTGTGATTCTATAGCAGCGTTGTTGGATATTTTGCGCAACTGCCACCATGGATCCATGTTGGGTATAATTGGTGTAGGTGTCTATCTGCTGTCATGAATTTGTCATACCCGTATAGAAAATCTATCATATAGCTTGACATGCAATTTCATCTCGCAGCATTGGCAGAATGATGCGCCGTGATCTCAACACAATTAATCCACCATTCAACACAACGGAAGTGTGGGATTCGTGGCTCTGACGACCTGTTCCCAACAATGTACCCTTCGACGCCCAACTCATCATGTGGAAAGTACCAGTTCATCTTGGCGTGTGGCTTTTGCGTTGACCTTCTTCAAGAAGTCAGACCTCCCGTATACCTGGAACCCTAATTCCTTATTATAATACTATTGATATGGTGATAAAAGCCCGGCGCTGGCTTGAATTCCATCAGGCCCCAGTGGTGTTCTCGAATCCGTGCCAACATCATGTCTTTACCAGCTCCTCAGGCAGAACTGCTTGGAACTATCCTAGCCTCTTTGATTTACGGTGAGATAAGATACCAATCAAGGATATATTATCGTGCCAATTTTTCTTCGTTGACTTCTCTTTCACCAGGAGCTTatatgacattttttgtcgAACACATGAGGATTATTTACAGCAGAAGATCCTGGTCTGCCTCATTTATCTATCTCTATGGGACGAGCATTCTGCTCTTCATTTTGGTCACAGCGGTATGAGTGCATACATTGACAAGTAGTACTCCCGGCACGATTCAAATTTCTTTCAGACTATGGTTACCTCAATAATATTGACAATGCGAGGGTCATTCGCGGGCAACGTATCTCCAGGCTCAATCGTGTTCTTTGAGACGCACACTGCTTTTGTCAGTACTACGATATATACTGCCGTAACGCTAGTCTGTGATCTGTTTTTGGTAAGTGCTTGGCTCAATGAGGAAGTATCTCCAGGTACGGCTAAGCTCTCGAAGCTTTACAGGTGTTTTGTTGTATGGGAGCATAGATATGTTGTTGTTCTACTTCcttttattttattcctCGGGAACATAGGTCAGTCATTTTTCTATACCCTTGAAAACCTATAATTCTGAATCGCTTCGAAATGCCTTTTTCGTTACTAGTCTTATTTTGTGCGAATGCGATAGCTCCAAAACTGCACCTGGCAGGGCCATTCATCCTCTTGACGCTGGCCGAAAACTTCATCTGCACGAGTGAGTCTCGTACATTTTTTGGTTTTCATTATTTCTCAACGCCTACTATTTGAAAGGCTGTATTATCTACAGGATCGTATCCATTCAGATAGGCTTCCCCGCACGCGCTAATCAGCAGCGCATGTTTACTCGAGTTGTGGTGATTCTTATTGAATCAGGTAAGGGTTGTCCGCTTCTTGGTATAGTAAAATTTCCATCTGAAAACCTATTGCTATAAAGCTGCAGTATACTGCGTAGGCGAGATAACAATAGCAACTTGCATTTATCGTCATTCAACCCTTACACAATTATTTTCCAATATTGTTGAGTCACTTTTTGCTGTAGCAGTCACTGATACTTCATGCCTTTTTGTTGATCAGATGTCACCCGTCTTGGTTAGTCTTGAAATCCTTCAAATAATCGGAGAGCCTTCCACTAATTGTTCTACAAATACAGGGTCTCAATGTGAGTTGTTGCTGAACGTCGTTCGGAATGGAGAATAATCAATGCTGACGTTGTGTCTAGTTCTCTGCGATAATTGTAAGGACCGGAGAGTTAAGCAAGACATCAAACCCTTCAGTATGTACAAGCTACGAATTCGACCTTCGCAAAGAAAATGCATCAAACACGGCCGTACAAAGTGCGCGTATCAAATCCTGCGATCACACCCAACTAGATTCCATTTCGACACATCCCAAGTATGCGAGGGCAGGGGAATTGAACAACTTGGAAGTATAAGGCTATAAGGTAATTAATGTTACCTCAGAAGAGCATCAATTTCGAATCATTTCAATTATTGGTGGTACGAATATTGACTGATATTCTTTCTCCTACATAATGGTCTAAATGAACGCATACCTACGCACTTGTGAACCCAAGACCAGTGGTAAAATCCCCTGGGATGATGACACAATAATGAAAGTTATGTTTGAAGTTACCCTCTTGTATAATAACGCGGTTATTTCAGTTGAGCATGCCAACAGGTATTTTTTGgaatgatatatatatattccAGCGCCAAATTTATGCCCATCGATGTAATGCATGTAGTTGGCCTTTTCCATTCGTCTCATGTAATATGATAATATACTGACATCATGATGCTATTTTGTAGATTATGTTTGAGAGCAAGAAAATTTGAAGATACCATAACACAAACAGGTAGGGACCGACCTACAATTTTGAACTTAATTTATTACCAGTAATAACCACAATCATATGCTGGACCTTCGCGACGTCAGATTGTGATGACCCATGTCAAAGCTAAGCTGCACCCACTTTTTTCAAAGGACAGAGGACCGTCGGAGCATAGACGGACCCAAGGAGTAGTTTGTTTGGGGAGGCCTGAACTGAGCTTTCTGCTGCTCGTTTGGTTGAAACGATTAGATGGAAATTCTTGTTAAAGATGCCTACTCGTCGGCGTTTCGCATCAGCCGCTACGGAATCTTGTAGCTGCGAGCGGCATTTCAACCTCTACAAAGGGCTATTGGCGCTGGCGTTAGGCGCAAATCTGGTTCCGTATGCTATCTGTTTTCAAGATACTAGTGATCGCGTCATACTCAGTACTGGAACATGGAGCACCAAAGAGTATCTATCGTCCGAGAAGTCATGGATATATTTACAAATACACCTAGTCGTACATCAATGTCGTGACTATCTCAGAGATCCCTTCAGCCTGCACATAGCTCGTGTTAACGCTCAGGAAACGTCTCTCAGTCCAGATCGTCATAGTATTCCCTCTCAAGGAGATTAGCTTCGTCGAACTCACGGCGGTACTGTTGGTAGTGTTCGTAACCTCTGTGTGCAGCCTTTCCAGCCCGGATACCATTTTTGACAAGTTTGCTACAGAAATGAGGCAGAATGTAAGCTTCAGAATAGAACGTATGAAAGATGAAACGCACGCAGCAAAACCAAGTCCGAAAGGAGCTCGCTCTTCGAGGTCGTCGAGGAGCTCACGGCTTGCTAGATCAAACTCTTCCTCGAACTGGCGTGCAGACAGCTCTTCATCCAAGGCACGCCTGTGGTGGCGGTTGTTCCTGTTGTTGTTCCTGTTGTTCTGAGCGTTTTGCACATGGTTGTGGGCTTTGTGGGCTTCCTTGCCCAATTTGACGCCGGTTTTGACTAGTTtactatttttttttcatcagTAAATACATCGAGGGAGTTTAGCCATAGAAAACGTACAAGATGGCGCCAAAACCGAATGGGTCACGCTCTTCAAGATCTGTAACGACATCACGGCCAAGGATGTCGATCAAGTCCTCGCGAGTGACGATGACGTCGTCAGAAACATCGCGCCTATAGTAATTTATCAGAAACTAGGTTCAACATGACAAAGGGAGAATGGGACATACTCAAACTGCTGGGTCGCAGCAAGGGCGGGAACAACAAGAAGGGTAGCAGCAACAACGGTGGTAGCGAGTCTGACCATTATGATTGAAGAGAGGAAAATGTAGAATTGAACGTAAATTGATTAGATTGGAGGAGTTGGAAAACGCGCCAGGCGATATCGATATGTGAGATGAAGGGGGATGAGACCAGCTGAAGAGCCATACCGGGAGTTCCTGAGGTTTTATATAATTATCCAGACCCTGAACGTTGCCAATTCGGGATCGTCATGGAACACCGGCACTGCATCATGCCATCAACTATTCAAATCAGATTGATATGAAAATTCTTGACATGCTCCACGAAACGATCAAGGCGCATTCTTATTAGAGCGGAATCGCAAATACGAGCCGACAGATCCTGGTAGAGCAAACCTGCTGGGGTTGAACGAATGAACCGATTGTTGGTTTTGAATGCGATTAATGCATGCAAATGCATGATTCTGTGGTTACAAGAGCGTTGTTTGCAGTCAAAATAAATCGCATTTTACGTCGGAGTTTTCTTTCTAGCTTTAAGAATCTCTGTCATTTACACTTTCACGTAAAAATACTTCGGAATGGCTTGCCATGGTCAACCGAGTTCCCTTAAGCAGCATGACCGTATAGGAACTCTTAATCCACTCAAAAGTTGAAGGTAGATGAAACTGACAATTGAGCTTTAAAATACCAACGAATAGCCTCTTACTCTTGGGCGTGTTATCTCGTCATAGATAGCGACGATCCATCAAGCGCACTGCATAGCTGTAAATTTGTAGATCAGTGGTTATGGCTGCAGGTAGTTGGGTCACTTTAGGCTTGTAAAAGGCGTCGAAGTAAAATTAATTTGACACACACGGACACGTCGTTTCCATCATGACCCTCAAATTCTTTCTCACTTTCTTGTCGTGTGCATTGCCAGTGGTCAACTTGAAACACAACAGGGATTGAAGGTTCACATATTATTAGCACAAACGATGCCGTCGATGATCCGGAGATAAAATGGGCAAACAGCCGAAAACGCGACCTTTGCGAGGCGGTGCACGGTGCAGCACCATGGGCGATGAATAGCCGAGGAAAGAGCCCATAGCATCTAGAACCAATAGCAGGAGAGTATTGTCCGCGTATACCGCTGCAAGTGACTATGGTCTGTGAAATGCTTGTAACAGCGTCATTCCAGGGAACTATGAGAGCGCTCGCCGGCAAGGATGTATGTAATTGCAAGCGAGCACGATACGGTCCTTTGATAGCCTAGGAGCTGAGGTAAGTGAATGCTAAGCTTATGCTCGCCGTTGGGCGGCTTTGGTATCGACCAAATATCAGCTGGCTAGTCGCGCGCTACAACAAGGCAACGAAATACCTCAGGTAAAGTTGTGATGGCGGCCATCGCAAAGTGGCAGCTTTCTGGCAGCTGAACAAACTAAAATATGTAAACCAGAAATAAGATTTTCACCGAGTTGCAATCACACAGGGTTTTGCAGTCGGCAAAGAATATTCTGCGAAATTGTCTAGGCACTGTCGCAGACTTGCGCCAAAGGTGTGTCGGAGGTCAGGCAGACATTGAAATAGTGAACATCATGATAATCCAACGTGCTCTATGGTTAAGAGCAGGTTAAGGTGTTTGAATCACATATAACCTTTTCGTTGAAAACATGCATCTTACAGACGGAGAAATTTCCGCTGAGGGGATTGACCGTTTTAAACTGCAAATAGacgcggatttgaggatcAAACTTTGAAAGTGAAGAAACAAACGCT is a window from the Psilocybe cubensis strain MGC-MH-2018 chromosome 8, whole genome shotgun sequence genome containing:
- a CDS encoding 18S rRNA aminocarboxypropyltransferase; the protein is MGKKNSSSGPVAGSSNRGHRHPRGSGRPAGRGFTGHKGRGRDYAGAGSVDIPGVSDRPESAVDDVEDGSEEESGDDEEELDVKIEVPVAMWDFDHCDPRRCSGKKLSRLGLIKELRVGSRFRGIVVSPKGQQIINPSDREIVLSGGLAVVECSWARLDDVPFNKIASPHERLLPYLIATNPTNYGKPWRLNCVEALAAAFYITGFDTYAEKLLSSFGWGGSFYDVNRSFFEKYRKCTSSDDIQTTQDKIIEELEKSWNESRKNKEGARGLESEDLLVANPNHGIVLSDDSGGEEETVEDFNDRIGHSPPTGQDNRRA
- a CDS encoding Short chain dehydrogenases/reductase notP' codes for the protein MANTSSASAAPSGVAFALANGSPVRSAMSIFNLLGRVAIVTGGHRGIGLEIALALTEAGAVVYCLDLAPQPDQDWLKVKNFAAGLPNLVAQGEVQKGRLEYMSCDVTKQKETWDLVEMIADKEGRIDICFANAGMLSGAEALDYPAADFQKILDVNINGVLYTAQAAGRQMVKRDMAGSIILTGSISASVANKGMHWTAYNTSKAAVVQMARSLACELGSKKIRVNTISPGYIYTDMTKAFLDDKPQLLKEWSSHNPLGRLGSPDELRGVALFLASDASTFCTGSDLIIDGGHCAW